A portion of the Nitrospirota bacterium genome contains these proteins:
- a CDS encoding sigma 54-interacting transcriptional regulator, translating to MKKAGKKTSTTSRRPDQTEVLAGLDQKPLIFKKARFVVTAGRDEGKEVMVHDPVVTIGTLPESSLVLTDPTVSRRHAVVEETAAGYVLKDEGSTNGTFMNGVRVREGYLSPGAVIRLGQTEMIFSPIEERVEVPRSSRDHFGELLGATASMREVFGILERVSPADMTVLIQGETGTGKELAARAIHDHSRRATAPFVVFDCGAAAPTLIESELFGHEKGAFTDAVKSRQGAFELADNGTLFLDEIGELAPPLQPKLLRALDQREVKRVGAERSARVNVRVIAATNRDLEKEVKAGRFREDLYYRLSAVSIQLPPLRKRKEDIGLIAKRLLAGISEGTDKKVIDLSSEAAAALAAYSWPGNVRELRNVLERASALSDGKRIEVRDLFLSQGKKTATLEGLSGKTLEEIEKAAILATLRSTAGNKTEAAKQLGIAYSTLYEKMKKYGM from the coding sequence ATGAAGAAAGCCGGTAAAAAAACCTCAACCACATCGAGAAGACCGGACCAGACCGAAGTGCTTGCAGGCCTGGACCAGAAACCGCTGATCTTCAAGAAAGCCCGGTTCGTGGTCACCGCGGGGAGGGATGAGGGAAAAGAAGTAATGGTCCACGACCCGGTCGTCACCATCGGCACGCTTCCGGAGAGCAGCCTCGTGCTCACCGACCCCACGGTCTCGCGCAGGCACGCCGTGGTCGAGGAAACCGCAGCCGGCTACGTCCTCAAGGACGAGGGAAGCACGAACGGGACGTTCATGAACGGCGTGAGGGTCCGGGAGGGGTATCTCTCGCCCGGCGCCGTTATTCGTCTGGGCCAGACCGAGATGATCTTCTCGCCCATCGAGGAGCGCGTCGAGGTCCCGCGCAGTTCGCGCGACCACTTCGGCGAGCTGCTCGGCGCCACGGCTTCCATGCGCGAGGTCTTCGGCATCCTCGAGCGCGTATCCCCGGCCGACATGACCGTGCTCATTCAGGGCGAGACCGGGACGGGCAAGGAGCTCGCAGCGCGGGCCATTCACGATCACAGCCGCAGGGCAACGGCGCCCTTCGTGGTGTTCGACTGCGGCGCCGCGGCGCCCACCCTGATCGAAAGCGAGCTCTTCGGCCACGAAAAAGGGGCGTTCACCGACGCGGTGAAATCCCGCCAGGGCGCCTTCGAACTCGCCGACAACGGCACGCTGTTCCTGGACGAGATCGGCGAGCTTGCGCCCCCGCTCCAGCCCAAGCTCCTGCGCGCGCTGGACCAGCGCGAAGTGAAGCGCGTGGGCGCGGAGCGGTCCGCGAGGGTGAACGTTCGCGTCATCGCGGCCACGAACCGGGACCTCGAGAAAGAAGTGAAAGCCGGCAGGTTCCGTGAGGACCTCTACTACAGGCTCTCGGCGGTCAGCATCCAGCTTCCGCCCCTTCGCAAGCGGAAGGAGGACATCGGGCTGATCGCGAAGCGCCTCCTGGCAGGCATCTCTGAAGGCACGGACAAGAAAGTCATTGACCTTTCTTCCGAGGCCGCGGCGGCCCTCGCCGCCTACTCCTGGCCGGGCAACGTGCGGGAGCTCAGGAACGTCCTCGAGAGGGCCTCGGCGCTGAGCGACGGCAAGCGGATCGAGGTCAGGGACCTCTTCCTCTCGCAGGGGAAGAAGACCGCGACCCTCGAGGGCCTGAGCGGAAAGACGCTCGAAGAGATCGAGAAAGCGGCGATCCTTGCCACGCTCAGGTCCACGGCGGGCAACAAGACCGAGGCCGCGAAACAGCTCGGCATAGCCTACTCCACCCTGTACGAGAAAATGAAGAAGTACGGGATGTAA
- a CDS encoding serine/threonine-protein kinase: MQRQIKDEYEIVTEIGSGGMATVYKAVQKSLDRLVAIKELKRSFHADRQIVKRFERESRVAASLQHENIVHIYDYWKRPHYAIVMEYVDGTTLADVIDKTGALPVDVGIMIAVQVGSALDYAHMRGLVHRDIKPSNIMIKRNGEVKLMDFGIAQGRNHEALTSPGTSIGTPAYMSPEQILGQPLDVRSDIFSFGVVLYEMFTGVKPFKDDDARPVTAKIVKDKFLSPRSVNDEIPRRLQWLIKKCLRKKPTRRYGSVLEVQRKLGKRLAGRTTKAASLLRISDYLVTRNLFEAAPEHETLLVPLRGTQSSWTNAFIGVALVLLMAAAGFGVYYYRSMISWPFGHSPVMHQEQPKTTTGTTPTIQPKNSEGLTSSPAGTGQMASSPSSSMTGTTEKKSGR, translated from the coding sequence ATGCAGAGACAGATAAAAGACGAGTACGAGATCGTCACGGAGATCGGCTCCGGCGGCATGGCCACGGTGTACAAGGCCGTCCAGAAGTCCCTCGACCGGCTGGTTGCCATCAAGGAACTGAAGAGGTCCTTTCATGCGGACCGCCAGATCGTGAAGCGTTTCGAACGCGAAAGCCGCGTTGCCGCGTCTCTCCAGCACGAGAACATCGTCCACATCTACGATTACTGGAAGAGACCGCACTACGCCATCGTGATGGAGTACGTCGACGGGACCACGCTGGCCGATGTCATCGACAAGACAGGGGCCCTGCCCGTCGATGTGGGGATCATGATCGCCGTCCAGGTGGGCTCCGCCCTCGACTATGCCCACATGCGCGGACTCGTGCACCGCGACATCAAGCCGTCGAACATCATGATCAAGCGGAACGGAGAAGTGAAGCTCATGGACTTCGGGATCGCCCAGGGCAGGAACCACGAGGCCCTGACCTCGCCGGGCACGTCCATCGGCACGCCCGCCTACATGTCCCCGGAGCAGATCCTCGGACAGCCGCTCGACGTCCGGTCGGACATCTTCTCCTTCGGCGTCGTGCTGTACGAGATGTTCACGGGCGTCAAGCCCTTCAAGGACGACGATGCCCGCCCGGTCACGGCAAAGATCGTCAAGGACAAGTTCCTTTCTCCGCGCAGCGTGAATGATGAGATTCCGCGCCGCCTCCAGTGGCTCATCAAGAAGTGCCTCAGAAAAAAGCCGACCCGGAGATACGGGTCGGTCCTCGAGGTCCAGAGAAAGCTGGGTAAGCGCCTCGCGGGCAGGACCACGAAAGCGGCTTCCCTGCTCAGGATCTCGGACTACCTCGTGACGCGCAACCTGTTTGAGGCAGCGCCGGAGCACGAGACCCTGCTGGTTCCGCTGAGGGGGACCCAGTCAAGCTGGACGAACGCATTCATCGGTGTTGCCCTCGTACTGCTCATGGCAGCTGCGGGTTTTGGTGTCTACTACTACCGGTCAATGATTTCGTGGCCGTTTGGCCATTCTCCGGTCATGCATCAGGAGCAACCGAAGACTACGACGGGGACCACACCGACAATCCAGCCGAAAAACAGCGAGGGGCTGACCAGCTCTCCGGCCGGTACCGGACAGATGGCATCCTCGCCCTCCTCATCGATGACGGGAACGACGGAGAAAAAGAGTGGCAGGTGA
- a CDS encoding FHA domain-containing protein has protein sequence MKCKECQMENIEGALFCEECGAKLEERSEILGLEMETSGPKLVFASPEGSTLDIPAKDEVMIGREDPISEVFPDVDLTNLGGLEKGVSRKHAVIHHAGADYMVEDMGSTNGTFINKKRIQPHAPETIKPGDEVRFGKLSLSVKAA, from the coding sequence ATGAAATGCAAAGAATGTCAGATGGAGAACATTGAAGGTGCGCTCTTTTGCGAAGAGTGCGGAGCAAAACTGGAAGAGCGGTCCGAGATCCTCGGGTTAGAAATGGAGACAAGCGGGCCGAAGCTGGTGTTCGCCTCTCCGGAGGGGAGCACGCTGGACATTCCCGCCAAGGACGAAGTCATGATCGGCAGGGAAGATCCCATCAGTGAGGTGTTTCCCGACGTGGACCTGACCAACCTCGGAGGCCTGGAGAAGGGCGTGTCCCGGAAGCATGCGGTCATCCACCACGCGGGCGCAGACTACATGGTCGAGGACATGGGGTCCACGAACGGGACGTTCATCAACAAGAAGCGCATTCAGCCCCATGCGCCCGAGACGATCAAGCCCGGAGACGAGGTCAGGTTCGGCAAACTGTCGCTGTCCGTGAAGGCAGCATAG
- a CDS encoding VWA domain-containing protein yields the protein MKNELNVRCIMSKDALPVTGSEQAVYALVDIRPGSGAVPGTMPMNIALVLDRSGSMDGEKMENMKEAVGYVVDHMSERDSISVTIFDDQVETLVPNQPAKDRDGIKAAIAQVIARGGTQISDGLKAGLEELKKGYGQDRVNRVLLLTDGQTWDDEDACLRLADEAGKQGIAISSLGLGEEWNEKLLLQIAERSRGDSHWIQNPIAILDAFRKEVTGMQSVAATNLKLTARMSPGVRPAKVYVTLPMIADVSGKAIKNNDVMMELGSLDGRKGQMVLIEARVPAHKEGALRLGQVAVSYDIPSQGVRNEISRHDLSIAFFADAASAAKVNAEVMHLVEKVSAFKLQTRALTEAQAGNIAAATQKLQAAATVLLNMGEDDLAKTAEREILGLKKTGSLSAAGTKKLEYGTRKLTQTMTGMKP from the coding sequence CATCATGAGCAAAGACGCTCTCCCGGTTACCGGATCAGAGCAGGCCGTCTATGCGCTGGTGGACATCAGGCCGGGCAGCGGGGCCGTGCCGGGGACCATGCCGATGAACATTGCCCTGGTGCTGGACCGAAGCGGCTCCATGGACGGCGAAAAAATGGAGAACATGAAGGAAGCCGTGGGATACGTGGTCGACCATATGAGCGAAAGGGACAGCATTTCGGTCACCATCTTCGACGACCAGGTCGAGACGCTCGTTCCGAACCAGCCCGCGAAGGACCGCGACGGGATCAAGGCAGCGATCGCCCAGGTCATCGCGCGGGGCGGGACCCAGATATCGGACGGGCTCAAGGCCGGGCTGGAAGAACTGAAGAAGGGTTACGGCCAGGACCGCGTCAACAGGGTTCTCCTGCTCACGGACGGCCAGACCTGGGACGACGAGGACGCCTGCCTCAGGCTTGCCGACGAGGCTGGCAAACAGGGCATCGCGATATCGAGCCTCGGCCTGGGAGAGGAGTGGAACGAGAAGCTTCTGCTCCAGATCGCGGAGCGTTCGCGCGGGGATTCGCATTGGATCCAGAACCCCATCGCCATCCTTGATGCGTTCCGCAAAGAGGTGACGGGCATGCAGTCCGTTGCCGCGACGAACCTGAAACTGACGGCGCGGATGAGCCCCGGCGTCAGACCTGCGAAAGTCTACGTCACCCTGCCGATGATCGCCGATGTGAGCGGAAAGGCGATCAAGAACAATGACGTCATGATGGAACTCGGCAGCCTGGACGGCAGGAAAGGCCAGATGGTGCTGATCGAGGCGCGCGTGCCGGCGCACAAGGAAGGCGCTCTTCGTCTCGGCCAGGTGGCGGTCTCCTACGATATCCCGTCACAGGGCGTCAGGAACGAGATCAGCAGGCATGACCTGTCGATCGCATTCTTCGCGGATGCCGCATCGGCTGCGAAGGTGAACGCCGAGGTGATGCATCTCGTCGAGAAGGTGAGCGCATTCAAGCTCCAGACCAGGGCGCTGACCGAGGCGCAGGCGGGCAACATCGCGGCTGCAACGCAGAAGCTCCAGGCGGCGGCCACCGTGCTCCTGAACATGGGCGAAGACGATCTCGCCAAAACGGCGGAGAGGGAAATCCTGGGGCTCAAGAAGACCGGCTCCTTGAGCGCGGCGGGGACCAAGAAGCTCGAGTATGGAACAAGGAAACTCACGCAGACGATGACGGGGATGAAGCCGTGA
- a CDS encoding serine/threonine-protein kinase, giving the protein MLTFDKTTMKRLLKNRYEITGVLGQGGMGCVYKVADRSRGGMVLAVKELHPGKLSPDKAREAVVQFQTEARILTRFSHPNLPKVFDYFTEAGAYYIVMEYIRGRTLEKILDGRRGKPVDEKLALSWALQISRAVHFLSVQRPRPVVFRDLKPSNIMIDRVGRVKLIDFGIARFFKEDKIEDTYVYGTPGYAAPEQYGVGQTDVRSDIFSLGATMHHCLTGRSPAEDPHHFPDPRRVNRKLSRETAAVITKALAPDRDKRFQSAHEMKAAIQKVLLALSIPARRRGDVIYARPGKMIRLPWWKKVSWVSVPVMALGLSGTTGTLSTDDLWIAPKPATFGTDASWILFRVKGRLLKPGREYRPRIIVKTDAGVLRPQLLFKRQWPWLLINAVAIALAAAMAAMVMTPGCFFRLG; this is encoded by the coding sequence ATGCTGACATTTGACAAAACGACAATGAAACGCCTTCTCAAAAACAGGTACGAAATAACCGGCGTCCTCGGACAAGGCGGGATGGGGTGCGTGTACAAGGTCGCGGACCGTTCACGGGGAGGCATGGTTCTGGCCGTCAAGGAGCTCCACCCGGGCAAGCTGTCCCCGGACAAGGCGCGCGAAGCCGTGGTCCAGTTCCAGACCGAGGCCAGGATACTGACGCGCTTCAGCCACCCGAACCTTCCGAAGGTCTTCGATTACTTTACGGAGGCCGGCGCCTACTACATCGTCATGGAATACATCCGGGGCAGGACGCTCGAGAAGATCCTCGACGGCCGCCGCGGAAAGCCGGTGGATGAGAAGCTGGCCCTTTCCTGGGCGCTCCAGATCAGCAGGGCGGTGCACTTCCTGAGCGTGCAAAGACCGAGGCCGGTCGTGTTCCGGGACCTCAAGCCCTCGAACATCATGATCGACCGGGTCGGCAGGGTGAAGCTCATCGACTTCGGCATTGCGCGTTTTTTCAAGGAGGACAAGATCGAGGACACCTACGTGTACGGCACGCCCGGGTATGCCGCGCCCGAACAGTACGGCGTCGGCCAGACCGACGTGCGGTCGGACATCTTCTCGCTCGGCGCGACCATGCACCACTGCCTTACGGGAAGGAGCCCCGCCGAAGACCCGCATCATTTCCCCGATCCCCGGCGTGTGAACCGGAAGCTGAGCCGCGAGACCGCAGCCGTCATCACGAAAGCGCTGGCGCCGGACAGGGACAAGCGTTTCCAGAGCGCCCATGAGATGAAGGCCGCGATCCAGAAGGTCCTGCTCGCCCTGTCGATACCGGCCAGGAGAAGGGGGGACGTCATCTACGCCAGGCCGGGGAAGATGATCAGGCTCCCGTGGTGGAAAAAGGTCTCCTGGGTGAGCGTGCCGGTGATGGCCCTCGGCCTGAGCGGCACCACGGGGACCCTTTCAACGGACGATCTCTGGATAGCGCCGAAGCCCGCAACCTTCGGCACGGATGCATCGTGGATCCTCTTCCGGGTAAAAGGCAGGCTGCTGAAGCCGGGCAGGGAGTACCGGCCCCGCATCATTGTCAAGACGGACGCGGGCGTCCTGCGGCCGCAGCTCCTGTTCAAGAGGCAGTGGCCGTGGCTGCTGATCAATGCGGTTGCTATTGCGCTTGCGGCGGCAATGGCGGCGATGGTGATGACGCCGGGTTGTTTCTTCCGGCTGGGGTAG
- a CDS encoding VWA domain-containing protein → MSTMTKIILYAITGALGGSAAWAFILAVSSRSAGGLLTETMLGGLAGLFIGGFLWSHESITGRQYKVAAKRAGLGAVSGFLGGAAGAALGSTTFKTLGRIVADAGGFKASMGVALAVALGWAILGAVAGLSGGVMIRSRERALYGLLGGALGGLVGGLLFYELSATSIWSTLAGLSLLGLSIGAFISLVEEAFVSAKVKVVKGRHIGREFPLLKDVSVVGRDDRSDICLSGAEGVGLQHAAIMRTNGHFSIETEKDGNLYVNEKLIKSARLADGDVIRVGSILLLFSAVKKAAAALIIVLLGASISGLSASSALAGEPATVRISQFDLAGFPTVKAYVSALDAEGKPARGLTREGMTLSENGRSIKIDSMNGVDGSPQPFSFGIVLDRSGSMEGEKIKRARESVLRFLSLMEPGDRASFITFSDKVELKEGLTDNIALLKQDTEAVKAGGHTALFDAIAAGVATVQGVPGRRAVIVLTDGKANRGTLDINQAVVAAIKANVSLYVIGLGRDVRAARLEGIAEQSGGVYFFTPTPDGLAEIYQTISKRIRNEYIITYRTGERGDYLRSVSLTLKNGPQATRAYFQPESSLFGATGGVPGWAFGVSLASVLVLVGISLRKVEQQYRTAHLSLVRGRGTKKDIDIDANVTIGRDERNELGLFRDSDVEQQHAEIMKENGQYVIEDKGSRAGTFVNKNRVAGRKVLADGDVINVGRTTIVFSSETRRTCAGCGSPVSANARFCVKCGVKAA, encoded by the coding sequence ATGTCTACCATGACAAAAATAATTCTGTATGCGATCACGGGCGCTCTCGGCGGCTCGGCCGCGTGGGCGTTCATTCTCGCGGTGTCATCCAGGTCCGCAGGGGGCTTGCTGACCGAAACGATGCTCGGGGGCCTTGCCGGCCTGTTCATCGGCGGGTTCCTGTGGAGCCATGAGTCGATCACGGGCAGACAGTACAAGGTCGCGGCCAAACGCGCAGGCCTCGGCGCGGTCTCGGGTTTCCTGGGCGGTGCGGCCGGCGCCGCCTTGGGCAGCACTACCTTCAAGACCCTCGGCAGGATCGTTGCAGACGCCGGCGGGTTCAAGGCATCCATGGGCGTGGCTCTGGCCGTTGCCCTGGGGTGGGCGATCCTGGGCGCTGTTGCTGGTCTGTCCGGGGGCGTCATGATCCGCTCGCGGGAACGGGCCCTGTACGGGCTTTTGGGAGGCGCGCTCGGCGGCCTGGTCGGCGGGCTCCTGTTCTATGAGCTTTCGGCGACCTCGATCTGGTCGACCCTTGCAGGGCTTTCCCTGCTCGGCCTGTCCATCGGCGCCTTCATCAGCCTGGTCGAGGAGGCGTTTGTGTCCGCGAAAGTGAAGGTCGTCAAGGGACGGCACATCGGAAGAGAGTTCCCGCTCCTTAAGGACGTGAGCGTGGTGGGCAGGGACGACCGCTCGGATATCTGCCTCTCCGGCGCGGAAGGCGTGGGACTTCAGCATGCGGCCATCATGCGGACGAACGGGCACTTCTCGATCGAAACCGAAAAGGACGGCAACCTGTACGTGAACGAGAAGCTGATCAAAAGCGCCAGGCTTGCGGACGGCGACGTGATCAGGGTCGGGAGCATCCTGCTCCTTTTCTCGGCCGTGAAGAAAGCGGCAGCCGCGCTTATCATTGTTCTTCTCGGAGCTTCGATATCGGGGCTGTCCGCATCTTCGGCACTTGCAGGAGAGCCCGCAACGGTCCGGATCAGCCAGTTCGACCTTGCCGGGTTCCCAACGGTCAAGGCGTATGTGTCCGCCCTGGACGCGGAGGGCAAGCCGGCGCGCGGATTGACCAGAGAAGGCATGACGCTTTCGGAGAATGGCCGTTCGATCAAGATCGATTCGATGAACGGCGTTGACGGCTCGCCTCAGCCGTTCAGCTTCGGCATCGTCCTCGACCGGAGCGGGTCCATGGAGGGCGAGAAGATCAAGCGGGCCAGGGAATCGGTCCTTCGGTTCCTTTCGCTCATGGAGCCCGGCGACCGCGCTTCGTTCATTACGTTCAGCGACAAAGTGGAACTGAAGGAAGGCCTGACGGACAACATCGCGCTGCTCAAACAGGACACGGAAGCCGTCAAGGCCGGGGGCCACACGGCGCTGTTCGATGCCATCGCAGCTGGCGTGGCAACGGTGCAGGGGGTGCCCGGCAGGAGGGCGGTGATCGTACTGACCGACGGTAAGGCAAACCGGGGAACACTTGACATCAACCAGGCGGTCGTGGCGGCGATCAAGGCGAATGTCTCCCTGTACGTGATCGGCCTGGGCAGGGACGTGCGCGCGGCAAGGCTTGAGGGAATCGCGGAGCAGAGCGGGGGGGTCTACTTCTTTACCCCTACGCCGGACGGTCTTGCCGAGATCTACCAGACCATCAGCAAACGGATCCGCAATGAATACATCATCACCTATCGGACCGGGGAGCGGGGCGACTATCTCAGGAGCGTGTCGCTCACGCTCAAGAACGGCCCGCAGGCAACGCGCGCGTACTTCCAGCCCGAGTCGTCCCTGTTCGGCGCAACCGGAGGCGTACCGGGCTGGGCATTCGGCGTATCGCTTGCGAGCGTTCTCGTGCTCGTCGGGATCTCGCTCAGGAAGGTAGAACAACAGTACCGGACCGCCCATCTGAGCCTCGTGCGCGGACGGGGGACGAAGAAGGACATCGACATCGACGCGAACGTTACCATCGGCAGGGACGAGCGCAATGAGCTCGGCCTGTTCCGGGACAGCGACGTCGAGCAGCAGCACGCCGAGATCATGAAGGAGAACGGACAGTACGTCATCGAGGACAAGGGGTCCCGCGCGGGGACGTTCGTGAACAAAAACAGGGTCGCGGGCAGAAAGGTCCTTGCGGACGGAGACGTCATCAACGTGGGCCGTACGACGATCGTCTTCAGCAGCGAGACCAGGAGGACCTGCGCGGGATGCGGCAGCCCTGTCAGCGCGAACGCGAGGTTCTGCGTAAAGTGCGGCGTGAAGGCGGCATAG